A single window of Balaenoptera ricei isolate mBalRic1 chromosome 15, mBalRic1.hap2, whole genome shotgun sequence DNA harbors:
- the FAM209A gene encoding protein FAM209A, which produces MRMLKWFLFFPLCLSCGYAFMFSSLRDKAREPQGKVPCGGHFRIRQNLPEHAQGWLGSKWLWLFFVVVLYMMLKFRGDSEKDKQKNPPALRGCSFHSPIKKNQNASPNKDYAFNTLTQLEMDLVKFMSKVRNLKAAMATGGNLKFQNSEVPADPHNNITIYEIWGEEDSE; this is translated from the exons ATGCGGATGCTGAAATGGTTCTTGTTCTTTCCTCTGTGCCTCTCCTGTGGCTAtgcctttatgttttcttctctgaGGGATAAAGCCAGAGAACCCCAGGGGAAGGTGCCTTGCGGAGGGCACTTTCGAATTCGGCAGAATCTCCCAGAGCATGCCCAGGGCTGGCTTGGGAGCAAGTGGCTCTGGCTTTTTTTCGTTGTCGTGCTGTATATGATGCTAAAGTTTCGAGGAGATAGTGAGAAGGATAAG CAGAAGAATCCTCCTGCCCTTCGAGGCTGTTCATTTCACTctccaataaagaaaaatcaaaatgcttCCCCCAACAAAGACTATGCATTCAATACCTTAACCCAGCTCGAGATGGACCTTGTGAAATTCATGTCCAAGGTGCGGAATCTGAAAGCCGCCATGGCAACTGGCGGTAACCTCAAGTTTCAGAACTCAGAGGTGCCTGCAGACCCACACAATAATATTACAATATATGAGATATGGGGCGAAGAAGACTCCGAGTGA